In Candidatus Bathyarchaeota archaeon, one DNA window encodes the following:
- a CDS encoding YfcE family phosphodiesterase: MLSDHKNRRSSIQPKIEHELNILKAVDMLWEISLFCRQTLTEKANQPFDPSQVLTRSRWYISFRLDEFLANQRFVHFSNKNKKHHQMRIAAKKLRYTMEFFAPLYQNQLKEQIETIKKYQDLLGEKHDNEVWIEYIPQFIEKLAAKRKKPDSAKLEGSLRKFLLYLKRQRLQNYRAFVKLWEENKKNDFFNNLRSESAAESTLTETQIQQTLSTHKGPIGVISDIHGNFHALECVFEDAKKRGVNVFVNAGDTVGYGAFPNEVVELLCDKGVFGVLGNYDLEVLEGKVNVKGPKRVAYKFAKKELSKSSQCYLESLPRELRFEVAGKKLLITHGSPKSINEHLTQKTPTEKLKSLAENAKADVIIVGHSHEQFQKQVKDVCFVNPGSVGRPGDGNPQTAYAILWFNPFKVELIRLNYDVTVAAKALRKKGLPESFAQMLLRGISLDEVLEDDRKRHEMMTINPKETANSCRYFAAKYWPDTEHYTQVSKLALQFFDGLTDLHMFGYRERCWLECASILHDIGLSKPGGGHHKKSMELILDETRLPLASQDRQVIACIARYHRKGLPKAKHYNLASLDSDLVVKVTTLASFLRVADGLDYTHEASVESISFNVSTKKVIVECKSGTKSLLEEEAFNKKKDLFEKVFDKKLVLAWK; the protein is encoded by the coding sequence ATGCTTTCAGACCATAAAAACCGCCGTAGCAGCATTCAACCCAAAATTGAGCACGAACTCAACATACTTAAAGCAGTAGACATGCTATGGGAAATATCGCTTTTTTGCAGGCAAACCCTAACTGAAAAAGCTAACCAACCATTTGACCCTTCTCAAGTTCTCACAAGAAGCCGCTGGTACATCTCCTTTAGGCTGGACGAGTTTTTAGCCAATCAGAGGTTTGTTCATTTTTCAAACAAGAACAAAAAGCATCATCAAATGCGAATTGCCGCCAAAAAGCTACGGTACACCATGGAGTTTTTTGCGCCCCTCTACCAGAATCAACTGAAAGAACAGATTGAAACAATCAAAAAATATCAAGACCTTCTCGGCGAAAAACATGACAATGAAGTCTGGATTGAGTACATCCCACAATTCATAGAAAAACTTGCGGCAAAAAGAAAAAAACCAGACAGCGCCAAGCTTGAAGGCTCACTGCGAAAGTTCCTGCTCTACCTTAAAAGACAAAGGCTGCAAAATTACCGCGCGTTTGTCAAATTGTGGGAGGAAAACAAGAAAAACGATTTCTTTAATAATTTAAGAAGTGAAAGCGCGGCGGAATCAACATTGACTGAAACACAAATCCAGCAAACCCTGTCAACGCATAAAGGTCCAATCGGGGTTATATCAGATATTCACGGTAATTTTCACGCGTTGGAATGCGTTTTTGAGGATGCCAAAAAGCGGGGAGTTAATGTTTTTGTTAATGCAGGCGACACCGTGGGTTATGGCGCTTTCCCAAACGAGGTTGTTGAGTTGCTTTGTGATAAAGGCGTGTTTGGGGTCTTGGGAAATTATGACCTTGAAGTTTTAGAGGGAAAAGTCAACGTTAAAGGACCAAAAAGAGTCGCCTACAAATTTGCCAAAAAAGAACTCTCTAAATCAAGCCAGTGCTACCTTGAATCGTTGCCTCGTGAATTACGTTTTGAAGTTGCAGGTAAAAAACTGCTCATCACTCATGGAAGCCCCAAATCAATCAACGAACACCTAACCCAAAAAACGCCAACTGAAAAACTAAAAAGTTTAGCTGAAAACGCAAAAGCGGACGTGATAATTGTTGGGCATTCACATGAGCAGTTCCAAAAACAGGTAAAAGATGTGTGTTTTGTTAATCCAGGAAGTGTGGGACGCCCAGGCGATGGTAATCCGCAGACGGCGTATGCGATTTTGTGGTTTAACCCCTTCAAAGTGGAACTTATCCGCCTAAACTATGATGTGACGGTTGCGGCAAAAGCATTGCGAAAGAAGGGCTTGCCTGAGAGTTTTGCACAGATGCTTCTTAGGGGTATTTCCTTAGATGAAGTACTGGAAGATGACAGAAAACGGCACGAAATGATGACCATAAACCCCAAGGAAACCGCGAATTCCTGCAGGTATTTTGCGGCTAAATACTGGCCCGACACCGAGCATTACACTCAAGTTTCCAAGCTTGCACTACAGTTTTTTGATGGCTTAACTGACCTGCATATGTTCGGCTATAGGGAACGGTGTTGGCTTGAATGTGCTTCAATTCTGCATGACATCGGCTTATCAAAGCCGGGTGGGGGGCACCATAAAAAGTCAATGGAGCTTATCTTAGATGAAACGCGGTTGCCGTTGGCTTCACAGGACAGACAGGTAATCGCGTGTATAGCGCGGTATCACCGTAAGGGTTTGCCTAAAGCTAAACATTACAATCTTGCATCATTAGACAGCGACTTAGTAGTAAAGGTAACGACACTGGCTAGTTTTCTGCGGGTTGCTGACGGCTTGGATTACACTCATGAAGCATCTGTGGAAAGCATAAGTTTTAACGTTAGCACAAAAAAAGTCATTGTTGAATGCAAATCAGGTACAAAATCTCTTCTGGAAGAAGAGGCTTTTAATAAGAAGAAGGATTTGTTTGAAAAAGTCTTTGACAAAAAATTGGTGCTCGCATGGAAGTAA
- a CDS encoding Ppx/GppA family phosphatase, translating into MEVTSKTDKVVAFVDIGTNAVRLLVVRINPNLSYTIISQEKEVIRLGEQEFKDNQLKPEAIERAVFVCGKFVSLAKTYGASDIIAVGTSAIREAKNQAEFLQKLKDETGLSVRVISGQEEAHLIYLGVSSGVDIGDEKAIFVDLGGGSTEIAIGNQYESFYANSLRLGAIRLTSDFIGEGWTGHVSLNIYKQIKQYASKKMQVVKSRVLEYGVRRAWGSSGTIINLAEVSNKLFKKNGNGNCGNASLSRKNLKKLVPILCSLSLEKRKQLPAINPDRADIIIAGAAIIEAVMEDFGLEEICISHRELRDGMLIDYLSNFESFRELQKTPARNRSVLHLGRSCNFDEKHAETVTALALQLFDSAKQIGLHDFGDSQRELLQHASMLHDVGDFLSFSSHHLHSHYIICNAGLPGFDKKEIMEMANIALFHRKKLPTKKALKTKDMDEKTKEAVAVLSTFLRFAEKLDRSHSGLVKKAEFIEEDNGKILLSFYSDTDCSFEEWSIIQNKQAFYETFNREIEVSCTVTSSAKND; encoded by the coding sequence ATGGAAGTAACCTCAAAAACTGATAAAGTGGTCGCATTCGTGGACATAGGCACCAACGCCGTACGCCTTTTAGTGGTGAGAATAAACCCAAACCTATCCTACACCATAATCAGCCAAGAAAAAGAAGTCATCAGACTCGGCGAGCAAGAATTCAAAGACAACCAGCTAAAACCTGAAGCGATTGAACGGGCTGTTTTTGTCTGTGGAAAATTTGTCAGTTTAGCCAAAACGTACGGTGCAAGCGATATAATTGCTGTTGGAACCTCCGCGATTAGGGAAGCAAAAAACCAAGCCGAGTTCCTTCAAAAGCTAAAGGATGAAACTGGACTTTCTGTTAGGGTTATTTCTGGGCAGGAAGAAGCACACCTGATTTATTTGGGCGTTTCAAGTGGGGTAGATATTGGCGATGAAAAAGCGATTTTTGTTGATTTAGGCGGCGGAAGCACTGAAATCGCTATTGGAAATCAGTATGAAAGCTTTTACGCCAACAGTCTACGGTTGGGCGCTATTCGGTTGACGTCGGATTTTATTGGGGAAGGCTGGACTGGACATGTTTCATTAAACATTTACAAACAGATTAAACAGTATGCATCTAAAAAGATGCAGGTTGTAAAAAGCCGCGTTCTCGAGTACGGTGTTAGAAGAGCATGGGGCTCCTCGGGAACAATCATAAACTTAGCTGAAGTCTCAAACAAACTCTTTAAGAAAAACGGTAACGGAAACTGCGGCAACGCATCACTTTCACGCAAAAACCTCAAAAAATTAGTGCCCATCTTGTGCTCGCTGTCTCTTGAGAAAAGAAAACAGTTACCCGCAATCAACCCTGACAGGGCAGACATCATAATCGCAGGGGCAGCAATAATTGAAGCTGTTATGGAAGATTTTGGGCTTGAAGAAATATGCATTAGTCACCGAGAACTTCGGGATGGAATGCTGATTGATTACCTTTCTAATTTTGAGAGTTTCCGTGAACTGCAGAAAACCCCCGCCAGAAACCGCAGTGTGCTACATTTGGGGCGCTCATGCAATTTTGATGAGAAACACGCAGAAACCGTGACGGCTCTGGCACTGCAGCTTTTTGACAGCGCTAAACAAATCGGGTTACACGATTTTGGCGATAGCCAAAGAGAACTGCTACAGCACGCCTCTATGCTACATGATGTAGGCGATTTTCTTTCCTTTAGCAGTCATCACCTCCACTCCCACTACATTATCTGCAACGCGGGATTGCCAGGTTTTGACAAAAAAGAAATCATGGAAATGGCTAACATTGCGCTTTTTCACCGCAAAAAGTTGCCCACCAAAAAAGCCCTTAAAACAAAGGACATGGATGAGAAGACGAAGGAGGCAGTTGCGGTTCTTTCTACTTTTTTGAGGTTTGCTGAGAAGCTTGACCGAAGCCATAGTGGTCTTGTGAAGAAAGCGGAGTTTATTGAAGAAGATAATGGCAAAATTTTGCTTTCATTTTACTCGGATACTGACTGCAGCTTTGAAGAATGGAGCATAATCCAAAACAAACAGGCATTCTACGAAACATTCAACCGAGAAATAGAAGTCAGCTGCACCGTAACGTCCAGCGCAAAAAACGATTAA
- a CDS encoding ATP cone domain-containing protein has translation MTVLVTKANGAKQPFSKLKIIDTCLRMGATPENARQIAERIEKNIYEGISTQQILRMIFRYMRKHKPAIKNIYDLKKGLSLMNPKPEFEIFVQLLLANNGYQVEPSQILRGKCVEHEVDGIARKDGVTFFVEAKHHFSYHTLTGLDESRIAQAVLEDVNDAFSLDLSRLRIDHAMIVTNTRYSTHATQYGTCKNILQIGWTSPVHKGLKDMILEAKLYPASCLKSLPETARLKLVDSGIVLIKQLARLGGDEMADKTGLHKDAAWKIVEKARETVNVL, from the coding sequence TTGACCGTTTTGGTTACTAAAGCAAACGGCGCCAAACAGCCCTTCAGCAAACTCAAAATTATTGATACCTGTCTACGAATGGGTGCAACACCAGAAAATGCTCGCCAAATCGCAGAGCGGATTGAAAAAAACATCTATGAAGGCATATCCACACAGCAGATTCTGAGAATGATTTTCCGCTATATGCGCAAACACAAACCAGCCATCAAGAACATTTATGACCTTAAAAAAGGCTTAAGCCTGATGAACCCAAAACCCGAATTTGAAATTTTTGTGCAGTTACTTCTGGCAAACAATGGTTACCAAGTTGAACCCAGCCAGATTCTAAGAGGCAAATGTGTTGAGCACGAAGTTGACGGGATAGCAAGGAAAGATGGCGTGACATTTTTTGTTGAGGCAAAACATCACTTCAGCTACCATACATTAACGGGGCTGGATGAGAGCAGAATCGCCCAAGCTGTGCTTGAAGACGTAAACGATGCCTTCAGCCTTGATTTATCAAGGCTTAGAATTGACCACGCCATGATAGTAACCAACACAAGGTACTCCACACACGCAACACAGTACGGCACCTGCAAAAATATTCTTCAAATCGGCTGGACATCACCCGTGCACAAGGGATTAAAAGACATGATTTTAGAGGCAAAACTTTACCCTGCAAGCTGCCTCAAAAGTTTACCTGAAACTGCAAGGCTAAAATTGGTTGACAGCGGCATCGTCCTCATTAAACAGTTAGCAAGGCTGGGCGGGGATGAAATGGCAGACAAAACAGGTTTGCACAAAGATGCCGCGTGGAAAATTGTGGAAAAAGCAAGAGAAACAGTAAACGTTCTATAA
- a CDS encoding DUF2284 domain-containing protein, whose protein sequence is MPKKQVTENYDFLIKLALEKGAVDAKILPAKKVVVENRVVLKCKVGCNNYGKTLACPPYTPSADEFRKIVAEYKTAMFIKFVSKATATPEVKAKLMTAESDPTVPKEIKEKAAKFWQDWKDDKLSMLKTVVDVEKAAINQGYSLAVSFVSGSCQLCDKCNTDTGICRHPELARWSEDAVGVNVKKTAANAGIEVSFPFGKNAESYALLLID, encoded by the coding sequence ATGCCCAAAAAACAAGTCACAGAAAACTATGATTTCCTAATAAAATTGGCACTTGAAAAAGGCGCGGTAGACGCAAAAATTCTTCCAGCAAAAAAAGTCGTCGTAGAAAATCGTGTAGTACTCAAATGCAAGGTCGGATGCAACAACTATGGAAAAACTCTTGCTTGTCCACCCTACACGCCATCCGCTGATGAATTTCGCAAAATCGTTGCCGAATACAAAACTGCAATGTTCATAAAATTTGTTTCAAAAGCCACTGCAACACCTGAGGTCAAGGCAAAACTGATGACTGCTGAATCTGACCCAACAGTGCCCAAAGAAATCAAGGAGAAAGCCGCCAAATTCTGGCAGGACTGGAAAGATGACAAACTCAGTATGCTAAAAACGGTGGTTGATGTGGAAAAGGCTGCAATCAATCAAGGTTACTCGTTGGCCGTCTCGTTTGTTTCGGGGTCATGCCAACTATGCGATAAATGTAATACGGACACGGGAATCTGCAGGCACCCTGAACTTGCGCGTTGGTCTGAGGATGCAGTTGGAGTTAACGTGAAAAAAACTGCTGCGAACGCTGGTATAGAAGTTAGTTTTCCCTTCGGCAAAAACGCTGAATCCTACGCGTTGCTGCTTATAGACTAA
- a CDS encoding PAS domain S-box protein — protein sequence MLENHKPSAEQKTALELGVFFQHSSDLLVVVGFNGIFKSVNPYFEKSLGWKAQEVKGKYWSAFVHPEDIQRVNKEGWSFIKGKSLDHYKSRFQCKDGSYKVISWKQTGLVKENSILCIGRDITDVIKIEEELKEKEEKLLQVQEQMTAILENIDNGFISLDKEWKFNYLNSRAAHNGGFEPYQLIGKNIWETFPKFVGTKVEQNYRKVMDWNVSITFEVKDALTNRRYEEKVYPTTSGIAIFWTDITQRKSAEDELRKTRNYLENLLNCANAPIIVWNSNLKITLFNRAFEFMTGFKASEVLGKPLDSLFPVDEKEKARNQIERAIKGESLESVEIPILRRDGTKRLALWNSANIYDQKKKIVATIAQGQDITQRKKAEDELRKKTGEVEKYATHMEALAAERLKQLKDAERLAAIGQTAGMVGHDLRNPLQSIVGEVYLAKTEIETLPECQQKLCLKENLDAIADQIDYMDKIVSDLQTFVKPVELHKKLINLNQFVEAVFAQVSIPRNVNVNIDLGSETLTLETDPQLLKRVLINLVTNAFQAMPEGGELTLKAHKTNEKQIKIIVQDSGIGVPDDIKPKLFTPLFTTKSKGQGFGLAVCKRVIEAQGGAITFESQFGKGTKFTINYPIT from the coding sequence TTGCTAGAAAACCATAAACCCAGCGCTGAGCAGAAAACGGCGTTGGAACTCGGAGTATTTTTCCAGCATTCTTCAGATTTACTGGTAGTTGTGGGGTTTAATGGCATCTTTAAGAGTGTTAACCCATATTTTGAAAAATCTCTGGGTTGGAAAGCCCAAGAAGTGAAAGGAAAATATTGGTCTGCATTTGTTCACCCTGAGGATATTCAAAGAGTAAACAAGGAAGGCTGGTCATTTATTAAAGGAAAAAGTCTGGACCATTATAAAAGCCGCTTCCAATGCAAAGATGGTTCATATAAGGTTATTTCGTGGAAACAAACTGGACTTGTCAAAGAAAATAGTATTCTTTGCATAGGTCGAGACATCACCGATGTCATAAAGATTGAAGAAGAACTCAAAGAAAAAGAAGAAAAACTACTACAAGTTCAAGAGCAAATGACTGCAATTTTAGAAAACATCGACAATGGTTTTATATCACTTGACAAGGAATGGAAATTTAACTATCTTAACAGTCGCGCAGCACACAATGGCGGTTTTGAACCATATCAGTTAATCGGCAAAAACATTTGGGAGACATTTCCAAAATTTGTTGGAACTAAGGTGGAGCAGAATTATCGAAAAGTTATGGATTGGAATGTAAGCATCACCTTTGAAGTTAAAGATGCACTAACAAACAGACGATATGAGGAAAAAGTGTATCCTACAACATCAGGCATTGCCATTTTCTGGACTGACATCACCCAACGCAAAAGCGCTGAGGATGAGCTAAGAAAAACCCGAAATTACTTAGAAAACCTTCTAAACTGTGCTAATGCCCCAATAATTGTATGGAATTCTAACCTGAAAATCACGCTTTTCAATCGTGCCTTCGAGTTTATGACGGGGTTTAAGGCAAGCGAAGTGTTAGGGAAACCTTTAGACAGTCTGTTTCCTGTAGATGAAAAAGAGAAAGCCAGAAACCAAATTGAACGTGCCATCAAAGGGGAATCTTTGGAATCCGTGGAAATCCCAATTTTGAGAAGGGATGGCACTAAAAGACTTGCCCTTTGGAACTCAGCGAACATTTATGACCAAAAAAAGAAAATAGTTGCAACAATTGCTCAAGGGCAGGATATAACTCAACGCAAAAAAGCTGAGGATGAACTTAGAAAGAAAACGGGGGAAGTAGAAAAGTATGCAACTCACATGGAAGCCCTTGCTGCTGAGCGGTTAAAGCAGCTTAAAGATGCTGAGCGTTTGGCGGCGATTGGACAAACCGCAGGTATGGTTGGGCATGATTTGCGTAATCCTTTGCAGTCAATTGTGGGGGAGGTTTATTTAGCAAAAACTGAAATTGAAACTTTGCCTGAATGCCAGCAAAAACTTTGTCTTAAAGAAAACTTGGATGCTATAGCTGACCAAATTGATTATATGGATAAAATCGTCAGTGACCTACAGACCTTTGTGAAGCCTGTAGAGCTTCATAAAAAGCTCATTAATTTAAACCAGTTCGTTGAAGCTGTATTTGCTCAAGTTAGCATTCCCAGAAATGTTAATGTAAACATTGATTTAGGCAGTGAAACCTTAACTTTAGAAACAGACCCTCAACTGCTAAAACGTGTACTGATAAATCTTGTTACAAACGCCTTTCAAGCAATGCCCGAAGGCGGCGAATTAACCCTAAAAGCACACAAAACAAACGAGAAACAAATAAAAATTATTGTTCAGGATTCAGGCATAGGTGTACCTGACGATATAAAACCTAAACTTTTCACGCCACTTTTCACAACAAAATCCAAAGGGCAGGGATTTGGTTTGGCAGTTTGTAAACGCGTAATCGAAGCTCAGGGTGGCGCCATAACTTTTGAAAGCCAATTTGGAAAAGGAACAAAATTCACGATTAACTATCCAATAACTTAG